The genomic stretch TCCAACTCGCACCGCCTAGATCAGTATCATAAATGGAGCAGATTAGTCCATTCCATCCATTAAAGTGAGTTCATAATGTTAGTCCACCCTGATTTATAACGAATTAGCAAAATAATTCGcttaattctttttttaataaaatttattaaaattaactaaaaataataattaaaaaattaaatataaataaaaatagttaaattataatataattttttaagacTCTTATAAGATCAAGAACCATTATTTACTAGTCTTGATTTTAGTTTGTTCATTATTCTCTACAAACTCTATTTTTCAATTATGTAAACCCTAACCCAATATAATCTAACGatattaaattgaaaaattttataaacaTATTCATTTAGTGTCAAATTAAACATATTAGGTATCATATatagttaatattttatatcattaattattgacaaaaactattaataaagtgacgaaaaaaattaatttataacttttgaaaaactaatttgattggtaaaattttttaaaatcgaATTTGAAGAACGAATTATTTTTAAAGGACTAATTTCACTAATTTATAAACGAGTTAAACCAATTGAGAATCAGTAGCCAAGCTAGTTTGGTTCTTACTCAACCATTTTGTTTCAAGTCGTGGCAAACTAAAGAACCGGCCAAAAACAAGTGAATCAAAGGAATTATGCCAAAATGACATCGttttagacaaaaaaaaaatagcgaATAGGCATGGCCATAGGGGTGACAAACGCGCAGAAATTTATCGGGCCGGGCCGCGTAACCTGTTAAAAAATGTGTGTTGGATTGGAAATTTGAAACCGCCAAACTTAAAAAGTCCGCCTAACATACACCGTCTAATCTTGTGGGCTTTGGTGGGACGGGATAAGCTTTCCCGTCGGGCTAgacattttttttgttagagtcatttttttacaaatttctatgatattattgatttacaagaaaatgaaaatgataaTTGAATGTGTTCtaagttatattttgaattatgtttatgtttgattgattataaacttgaagatgtttaattatatgttttgaacaatatttgttttgctttggacaatgttagttttattattttgtttcaaaaaacttgtttataattatgtttattacatatttataattataaagactttaatatttgtgaatttaaaaattataaatttattgaaatatttaaaaaattatatatattatttaatatttaatcattaaaaaaaagagatttGACGAGTTTGGCCCGTCAACTCGCTAGTCCGCCATTAGGCAGAATGGAGAAAGAACTTAGAATCGCCTCACTAAACAGAATGAATCGGACTAACCCGCGAGATAACAGGCTTTTAGTGGAACGAGATGAGACGGAACGGACTTTTCTGTTTGCCAACCCTAAATAGCAATATCTTAATATCCTTTCTTGGTTTCTCACTTTCTCcctgttagaatataattaggatcaattaggatcaattagaattatttagtatatctgaatatttattatagaatattacgtctttattattacgattctctTAGCCCCTATAAATATCCTTCTATATTGTATTATTCCAGACAACTTGAGTAGACAATTTGAATAGACAACTTGATTACACTCAATAATATATCATCTTTTCTCTAGTTaagtctcttgtttctaacactCCCTTTCAACCGCTTCTCCCCATCAAGTTTGCTATCGTTTTGGTTATCGCAGCCGTGGTTCTCTCGTCCTGCTTCCGATGATTTTCTCCTTCCCCTCTTGCCTTTCAATCGTCGTCTTCATCGCCTCTCATCATTTTTAATTTGTCGTTGTTACTTCATTGCCTCTCGCTTGTTCTTTTGGACGAAACGAAAGTCTCTTGTCCTTCTCTTATCCCTTTATTGTTGTTGAGTTTTTTGTTGTTATAGTTGTATGGATTTAGATGTTTAGTTGTTAATAACCAATTTGTAATTACTTATTCTGTTGTTCGATTAAGCTTGTTATTGCTGCTATTGTACACTTACTAAATTGTAATGGTTAGTGTTGTCATGCATGATTCATTGAATTAATTGTTAATTGAGTTatcaattaatataaatttttagaaaaatgtattttttttacattatttaaattcataattagaaaatatgattttttttattaacatattCATGTTTACTTTTTTTGGCCAAAATTTATATTAGATTCCAAAATTTTGATTGTTTATTGCAAAATTGagtgtaatttaattttatagatTTCATAAGAAAAACTTTAGctatgtataaatttttttaacatttaattaagatataatgattttaaaataaaacgtGTTAAACGACTAACACAATTACATATTATGTAGTTTTAATtgaaattattataaattaacataatctatatataatttggttcatttatttttaaggtattatttgttaaattatttaatgaacAAAAAAATCTTCATGTTTTGATCGATGACAGGGTTTACATCTAGTTTTTAATGGTTTCTGGCTTTGTGCTGTACACTTACTTTTTTTGTTAGTTGGAGGAGCAGGGCAATTCGCCATTGGTAACACTTACCAATTACCATCCATTTAATGCTCCCAAACATAGAACAAACATCTTCATTATGTCATGTGTATGGACCACTTTCTCTCCTAATTTTGGCAGCATTTACAATTTCCTCTCAATGATGTTAACAACTTTCAAATTTTTGCATCTTAAGATTTTGTTATACTTTCTCATTAAGACATTAATGTGAAAAGTATTTGGGAAGACCgagtttatattttttttaattattattataaaagtttctttaataaataatttataaattttttgtaagTGATTATTTGACTTAGTTTTGGGGCATGATGCACAATCACTACTATTCACTAAGAAGTTAGGCTAaggaataatattttttttttaagagtaAACACTAAATCCAATTTTTGTtcatttttatgaaaaataagaCGTTTTTTGTCCTAAAAAAAAGGATATTTCGTCCcttaatctttttattttagaacAATATGACTCTTTTGTAAAAATTTTCGTTAAATAGtaatgaaaattatttttgtaggagttttatttgtaatttgtgGGATTTTAAACTCCATAAAATTTTTcgggcctgctacacatacaagcttACAAGCAACCAAGTTGGCCCAGCCCAAACACGAATCACGCGCATGAAAGAGAGATAAGATGCCGCGTCCAAATCACGCGCTCAGCATTTGAACGGTTACGTATGGGagactcttccacttcttccacttcttccattTCTCAAGGCACTTTCAAAACAACGAAACCCTCTCATTTTCGAGCGAAAATCAAGTTTCAAAATATAGAAATCGTAGTTCGAAAACTGCATCAAAACACCATCAACCTCTCTGtgaagaatctgaagaaaaaaCAAACCAAGAATACTCAACGTAAGTCCATTAAAATactgtatattttacttttcttctacGTCGTTCTGCTAGGGTTTACTATTACTCTTGCTTCTTTGTTATACGTCGTTCTTCTAAGTTATACGTCGTTCTTCTAAGTTCTACGTCATTCTACATTGTTATTCTAAGTTCTCTTGctatttttgttgaattttggGGGTTTATTCCGTAGATTCGGGGGTGTAAACTGCTTAACCTTGTAATGTGGCTTTATATTAAAGCATGGTTGAGTGATATCTGTCTGATATCTATATGTATGTATCTGAataatatctatgggtgtatctcactgtaatcaatgggtgtatcttgcttgacatctttgggtgtatctgaataatatctatgggtgtatctcacTGTTATGAATGGGTGTATCTTGCGAATATCTTTGGctgtatctgactcatatatatgggtgtatcttactgttatcaatgggtgtatcttaattgttatcaatgggtgtatctgagtcatatatatatatgggtgtatattactgatatctttgggtgtatttttagtttCAGAGAAAATGGCAGCAAGAAACCAAACCAAAGACCTGAAATGTGCCACACATCTCCTGAATGATAAGTTCAGAAACATGACTGAGGAGAAGAAGGCAATTGTGAGGGATCTTGGATTTGGTGGGTTGATGCACATCCCACCACTGAGGGTGGATCACCAACTCTTAAGGGAGCTGGCAAAAAACTTCAAACTTGGGGAGAACAAACTGAAGACAGGATATGGTTCTTTCCATATAACCCCAAAAAAAATAGGTGATGCGCTTGGCATCAATGCAACAGGTAATTAGCTCAAAATTATAGATGTATATTAAGTTTTTGCTTGGGTGTATATTAACCTGATGCTTGGGTGTATTTGAACCGACTTGAATGCTTTGTTGTCttcctttttgtaggagatctatttcctgagaaagttgactataagaaactttctgatgatgacaaaataatttatagaaGATTCCAGGGTAAGACCCTCAAAAGTCTTACCGATGAAATGATGGAAATCGGCATTGGCAACGAAGAGGAACGCCTGATGTTCAAGAGGATATTCATCCTCTACATACAGATGGCGTTCCTTTTGCCAACGACGATAAACAAAATATCGCCTGTGCACCTGGTCCCGATTTTTAAGATGGACGGCATAGAGGAGAGAAACTGGGGGGGGGGGCATGTTTTGACCTTCATGATCAGGGACATAACAGACTatcaagagaagaagaagaaggcaatCAATGGCTGCCTCTTCGCCCTGATGATAATCTACTTTCACCTTTCAAAAAACAAAGGGAAGAACAGGGTTGAAAGACCACCAAAGCCATGGATTGCCAACTGGACTAAGGAGCAGTTggtgaaaagaatgaatgaagagagagaggaaattttGGTGATTATCATAATAAGTTGGTGTACTTTATTTACCCGAATGGtgctaactaaaatatctcatATTTCAGGGGATTCTGAATTTGGCagagacaaaagaaaaaatgagaaaaaaagaaaaaaaacaaaaagaacaagaaataaaaaaacaaaaaaaaggaaggcgAGCTCAACATCGTCTTCGGAGACAGAAACTACCGACAGTGACActtctacctctgagtctgAGGCTCAAGAAGACTCGGAGGATTCGGGAATTAAACACCCCGtcaaaaaggggaaaaagtaagtaccatacttgggtgtaatttcttttttggtttgggtgtattttgtttgtCCACGTTGGGTGTATGTAGTTTATTAAGCAGGGTGTGTTTCGTTTGCtgcgttgggtgtatattgtatACTCAGTTGGGTGTGTCTCGTGAATTCAATTgggtatatttttagtatgttctaaatgatgATTGTTTGCCTGCAGAATGgactcaagaaaaagaaagcagaggCAAGAGGACTCAGATTCTGATTCAGAATCTGAATCTGAACCAAGTGACGAGTAAtgtcctgaaattattactcctttcttttggctTCGTTATAAAGATTTCGTGTATTAACTGAAGCGTCTGTTATTGACTTATAGGAGCGAAGAATCATCACctaggaagaaggagaagaaaaagaaaaaaacaaaaacaacaccAAAAGAGTAAGCACTTCTTTCATTAATATtctgtgataaaattaattttttatttctgattggtactgtttttttttccacccagaacaccacaaaaaaagaaaaaagtagttGTGGAGGATTCACCTCCTGAAGAAGATCAATACTTTTACGGGTACAGTACCTCGTAAGCTATCCTACGGTCTATCAtcgtaattatttttattaacgtCTTATTTTATGAATGTAGTGAGACATATGAAATATCGAGTGACGAACTCGATGAATTGCTAGGGGAAAACATTCATAAATCTGCTGCAGAGGGGTATGTCTTGTTGTGCTGTGTATTTGAgattttggtgtcttttgtttgCTAATAATTGTATCTTGTTTCGCAGGGACAACCAGGCTGACCTGCGATCGACAGAAGGTCGCAATGTGTCCTCTGAAACGTAAGaagctttattatttaataaattctTGTTATCGTGATTTGGATGTATTCTGTGAAACAATATGGGTGTATTTTGTGCATCAAGTTGGGTGTATCTTGTTCACTAAGTTGGATGTATATTTCTTTTGAATAACATGAAATCTGTTTAGACTACCAGCTGTCAACTTGGGAAGTGATGATACTTCCTCTCAAAGACGCACAGAACAGAATAGTGTAAACCAGCCGTCTCAGagcatgtaatttctctttcaaataaacgttacttttcttcttctaataacttctacttctaattctgtatatattttttttagaaaaaaaagccctttattattttattcaagaaaaaaaaggcagcaaaaaaaagcaaaaactgcaactatgtaagttctcaaaaaacaaagcccgtcttctttttgaattgttcGGGTGTATTTGTTGAccttctttgggtgtattttaggttGACTCCGGATGATTCGAATATGATGGTTGTTAGGGAACAAACGCCGTCGGAAGCGCTTGCAATGTGAGTTATCCAAGAAtatttcaaccttataaccttattattttcaaatacgttgttaacctttcatttttattcttgtttagAGTCCCAATCCAGTTTTTTTGTGCCGCCATCCCAGCAAACAACCACTGACGCAGATTCCGAACCAACCCCTATGCTACAGATTGAAGGGGCTACAGAAACGTAAGAAAATAgtattgggtgtatatttgtttagggtttgggtgtatatttgctAACAGTTTGGGTGTATACTCTTCCTGATCGATTTTTTGTAACTGTGCAGCACTCCTGAAACCCCCAAACAACATCAAGAAACAACACCCAAGCTTCCCCCAGCTCCAACAAAAATGTAAGTTAATTAGACTAGAATCAATCTTTGCTTGTCATCCTTATATACTTATTCTTACTCTTATTCTTATACATAATGATGCAGTCATCCAGACGCCGAGGACGCTGCTGCCCTGTTGATGATGGCACGGACAGCAAGTTATGTTCCTAAAACAGATCCGGGGatgccatcattcagcctcGGATTGATAGATTCAAGCCAGGAGGGGGCATCAACGCAGGAGACAGAAAGGGAAAAATCTCCAGGAACTGCAACTATGCTAGAACAATTGGACAGTTTGGTCCAAAAGATAGCAAGCAGTGCGTCAAAGGGAAAAGACGAAAGTCCAAAAATTCAGAGGGAGACTGGGGGAGAAAGTTCTGCTAAGTTTGAAACCCCGGGAGGAATAAATCAAATTCCGGATGATATGAAAGAAAAGTGCTACATCTGGGGGACGAGACTGAAGGAAGATGCAAAGGGCAATACTAACGAGTTTGAGGAGATATGCACTCTGACTGGCCAAGGAGAATACATTTTGATGAGAACGCACCTTGCATCCCTCCAGGCAAATAGTGATATAGAATCTCAGGTAATTTTAGACTAACATTAATGATTTTACACCAAAGTCAACTGCAatgtttattaatttaaaattgatttctagattgtatctgccatctgcctcatcctaaaccagaaaaaggaaaagaggtttcaggcacaaatatactgtctcccccccgatattgtggtaagtgttacttctacgaactttgggtgtattttatggATTGATTTGGGTGAATTTTTCTAGCTTAGATTGGGTGTAAGTTGTgtattttcatgttttcattTCTTGTATTGCAATTCTTGCAGAGCATGGCACTTTCGGATCACCCAAAGGGGGAATTCATATCTCCGAAAACGAACAGAGAATTCAGGGTGGAAGCCTACCCCAATTTCATTCCATTCatagatagaaaaaaattaagttcgcATCCATATGTAAGTTTTTGTTTCGTAAATTTGTTAGTACGCTTATTTATTTATatgccaaataaaataacagaCTGTTGAAATGTGGCAATCTTTCAGATTTTTGCTCCTGTTTGCCACTCGGGACATTGGTGGTTATGGCTGATAAATACAAGAACGCGGAAATGTCAAATACTTGACCCGCTACACAAAAAAGCTCCAAGCCCTGAGAGAAAGGACATTAATAAATTCACTGTAAGTTTCCTCTGTCTTCTTTACTTTAATAGATACGTCTGTTTTGAAAGTTGAGTTGGGTGTATATTCCATATTCAATTGGGTGTATATTCCATATTAAGTTGGGTgtgtcttgtccattcatacgGGTGCATTACTGATTTGTTTTGGTATTTAAGGGATATGTATTTTCAAGATTGATAACATATGCCGGCGGGAAACCTCTCGAGAAAGgcgagaaggagaaggaaattAAAGCGCCATATGTTAAAATTTCAGGCCAAAAAACAAGGTATAAATTTGTGACTATGAACCTTAAACTTTCCTAAAtgagatttgtaatttattttcttcattttcAGCTATGACTGTGCTATCTATGTAATGAAGTGGCTTGAGTTAATAGAGCCGGAAAACATTAAAAAGGGGAAGTATGAATGGGATAATTGGACACAGGTAACTGTCTTTAGAACTATATAACTCTGTATTACTTTACTGAATTAATATTTCTGTTTAAACATAACATACTTTTTAATTGTAGGAGGAGGTGGACCACTATAGAGTGGAGTATGCTTCCCGGATACTATTCAGTGAGTTGAATACACAAAGAGATCAGGCAATTAGAGAGAGTAGTGATATAAGACTGTCGAAGCCATCCTCTGTATTATTGAGTCCGATTTGTCAGACTAATTCTGCTGATATAGAAACTGGGTAGTTTGTAAATTGAACAAATGATGTAAATGTTTGCCATTTATCAACAACTTCTATTCCATGTATATTTTTTCCCATAGTTAAACTATCTGTGCTGATAAACTGTCTGTGATGTATTCAAAAACTGTATTACAGGTGGTAAAACATAAAGCAAAAAATCAAAGCATACGCATATTGTAAACTGTTACACCCAACGCAAGTCTAATAATACACCC from Arachis stenosperma cultivar V10309 chromosome 9, arast.V10309.gnm1.PFL2, whole genome shotgun sequence encodes the following:
- the LOC130950094 gene encoding uncharacterized protein LOC130950094; translated protein: MTEEKKAIVRDLGFGGLMHIPPLRVDHQLLRELAKNFKLGENKLKTGYGSFHITPKKIGDALGINATGKNRVERPPKPWIANWTKEQMDSRKRKQRQEDSDSDSESESEPSDESEESSPRKKEKKKKKTKTTPKDETYEISSDELDELLGENIHKSAAEGDNQADLRSTEGRNVSSETLPAVNLGSDDTSSQRRTEQNSVNQPSQSMLTPDDSNMMVVREQTPSEALAM